DNA sequence from the Prolixibacter sp. SD074 genome:
AATTACTTCGAAAAAACCTATGCTGCCTATCCCAAAGGATCATATCCGATGATCTTCACCACCAACCACGACGAAAACTCTTGGAATGGCACCACCTACGAACGCCTGGGCGATGCAGTAAAAACCTTCTCGTCACTGACTTTTGTCGTTCCCGGAATGCCCTTGATTTACAGTGGACAGGAAGCTGGCCTGCGCAAACGTCTCGCATTCTTCGAAAAAGATGAAATCGATTGGAGCGACCTGTCGATGAGCAATTTCTTCCACAAGCTTATCCAGCTGAAAAAAGATAATAATGCGCTTTGGAATGGTAACTCAGGCGGCGACTTCGTTACGCTGGAAAATTCAGCCATGCCAAAAGTGCTCACATTCTCCCGACAAAATAATGGCAACCAGGTAGTATCTGTATTTAACCTCTCGCCGGATCCGGTATCATTCGAAATTACCGGTTCTTTCCAGGAAGGAACATTCAAAGAAGCCTTTACCGGACAAGAACGTACGTTAAACGGCATTTTCAAGCTCGATCCCTGGGGTTACCAGATATTTGTAAAATAGTTTAGTTTGGTTTAGTTAGTTTTTATCGTTGAAGCATCTTCCTTTCGGGGAAGGTGCTTTTTTTTTGACTAAATCAGCAAAAATAAAATTTATGTCCACTCTAAATAAGATTTACAATGCATCAAATACACAAACTCAAGTTCCAATTGGATACTCAACTATTTCTTTTTTTATAACTTAAGCGCGAATTAACCCAACGTAACCTGAAAACGTCATGACTCAACCGAGATTAGATCGCCGTCATTTTTTACGGTTGGGAGTTACTGCTACGGCCGGACTGGCAACTGCCGTTGCTTTCACTCCCGAAAATGCGAGGGCTTCATCAAAAGCCGACAAGAAAATCATTACCCGGAAACTGGGTAATACCGGCATCGAACTTCCGATTGTTAGTATGGGCGTAATGCGCGCTGACAATCCCAACATCCTGAAAGCCGCCTACCAGGTTGGCATCAAACATTTCGATACAGCTCATGGTTACCAGGGTGGCCGAAATGAAGAGATGGTTGGAGCGTTTTTCAAAGACAAACCACGTGATTCGTTTATCGTTTCCACGAAAATCCATCCTGACCGCCGAGGCATTTCCACCGAAAAATTCATGGAAATGCTGGACATTAGTCTGAAAAGGCTGATGATGGATCACGTCGACATTCTTTATCTGCATGCAGCAAACGACAAGGATTATACACTCGATCCGCGCTACCTGGCCGCCCTGAAACAAGCCAAAGCTGAAGGCAAAGCGAAACACCTGGGAGTCACCACGCATTCCAACATGGCAGAGGTGATCAACGCCGCGGCAGACAGCAAAATTTACGAAGTTGTTTTAACCGCCTATAACTTCCGTCTGGCGAAAGACGAAAAGCTGCACAAAGCCCTTAAAAGAGCTAACGAAGCAGGTTTGGGTATCATCGGGATGAAAAGTATGGCCGGAGGCTTCCTCGACAAGGAAAAACAAAAGCCGGTAAACTGCAAAGCCGCTTTAAAATGGGTGCTTTCCAATCCGAATGTTCATACCTGTATTCCCGGCGTCACTACTTACGAGATGCTGATGGAAAACTGGTCGGTTGTTTCAGATATCGAGCTGGATTCAAAAGAAATGAGCGACCTGCAACTGGCATCCAGCGAAGCAGGGCTGTTTTGTCACGGCTGTCAAAACTGTACCGGACAATGTCCCGAAAATCTGCCCATCCCCGACCTGATGCGGTCGTACATGTACAACTA
Encoded proteins:
- a CDS encoding aldo/keto reductase, with translation MTQPRLDRRHFLRLGVTATAGLATAVAFTPENARASSKADKKIITRKLGNTGIELPIVSMGVMRADNPNILKAAYQVGIKHFDTAHGYQGGRNEEMVGAFFKDKPRDSFIVSTKIHPDRRGISTEKFMEMLDISLKRLMMDHVDILYLHAANDKDYTLDPRYLAALKQAKAEGKAKHLGVTTHSNMAEVINAAADSKIYEVVLTAYNFRLAKDEKLHKALKRANEAGLGIIGMKSMAGGFLDKEKQKPVNCKAALKWVLSNPNVHTCIPGVTTYEMLMENWSVVSDIELDSKEMSDLQLASSEAGLFCHGCQNCTGQCPENLPIPDLMRSYMYNYGYSYPAKAYETVAALSLPENPCANCDECTVNCPNGLNVGERVADIARIRNIPGEFLV